The Lampris incognitus isolate fLamInc1 chromosome 4, fLamInc1.hap2, whole genome shotgun sequence genome segment aataataataataatgtagcgaattcggggggggaaccacaggaactgccgcggccgagacgcgaacccgtgtcgcccgcaccgcaggggacatcgctaaccgctggactggttaacgttgtcgtttgcggagcgggagacacgggttcgcgtcccagcagtggtgacggtctcccagactgcccccccgaatccGCTGCGATAACAACCGAGCTGGGATAGAGATACATATCCACATCGCTGCATCTCCTGCAAACAGCTGGTTTCCAGGACACCACATCTGGTATTCCCCTCTTCAAAACGAACGCACGAGATACCGAAGGGTGAACGGACATCTAACGATGAAGTCGACGTTCAGCCAAACAGTACCCCTTTTCGACCACAAGGGGGCGAcaaaaagtcaacaaaaatcccaaaactcctcatttcttttctttttttgggggggggggttgggatttTTATCACTCAAATCAGTTCCAGTTTGGATGCTAAAAGGATTTCAGAGCTACCGTGTTTGTTGTTTTGGGTGCGTTCCCTGAAAACACCTTGCAGATAAAACCGCCGTGGTTGCGTTGCAAGAAAAATTATGCCATAAACGATATCCTGAAAATGAACGAAGGACACGGAGAGACTTGCAAGGTTGAAACGTCGCGATACTTGGGAGGAACACGTGACTTGAGGACTCACAATACCATCGTATCAAGGCTACGAGTCTACATATTAGCACACTGGCCAGGGCCCTCTTACCTTGAAGTTGGATTTGCATATCGTGGCGGCCTCTGCCATCCCCTCCCCTGGAAAGACACAGACCCCCATTAGACAATAAAACGTAAACACGTGGACCCAACACGACAGGATGTtgctgcatgtatgtgtgtgtgtgcgtatctaTGTACCTTTCAGTGACACAGTCAAGTTAATGTTAAAGGTAAACGGGTCCTCATGGTGCAGGTAGGGCAGGGGCTCGGGGTCCTGGAAACAAATCATGAAGAAGTTCAGGAGAAACAAAAAAGGTTGTGTCTTTAATCTAGAGAGGTCAAAACGCCCCGTTTCACTGCTGGTACAGATTCCTGCAGCGAACCCAGACAGCAAAGAGTCTTggggcccaaatatggcccacctctGCAGGtgtcttacggcccacatctggccTCGAATGACGGcgctgactcagggtgagtgtggctgcctcgacTCCGCCACACTTGGGGCCATACGCGGCCCACATAGCATGTGCtgcaacccaagtcaggcccggcttaggACATTCGGGCCACGTCTGGGCCGCACAGCAGTTGCCGGTGCCGTAGCTGAGCCGGAAATACCAAAAGAGCCCCAGATTAGACCCAAACGTGCCTGCTATCTGGGAACCTTTGGTACAGGGATGTTTCACCCACATGCCCGGTATATGCTGTTGGCGTTAGGACTCTTTGGAAATCATAACTGCTCCGGTGCACTTCACTCTGACGGAGAAACCGACGTTCTGCTGCCGAGACAGCTGTTCTGCCCGGCCTGCATGGACCTGAATGGACCGGGTGAGCGTTTCTCAGTGGCGGAGATTAGAAAACGAACATCTCTGATCGGCCTTGGAGCTCGTCCTCCGTCCACTGACGCCAATGGACGAGGAAGTAAAGCAGTTTGCTGTGGCGGGACACGGTGATACAGGTATTGGCAAATAATATGTACGTCCCTGAGATATGGCCGCTAGGATTCCAGattccttctttcagctttttccctgtttttcaggggtcgccacagcagattttacagtttccatcaggaccctgtgaggacacagtgccaatgaccgttgttcaatctggtatggtcttgtcaatctgcatattgatttggcaaaattttatgtcggatgccctcccacatgctacgtccccctggggaaactcctcactgtcaggtgaaaagaagcggctggcgactccacgtgtatgggaggaggcgcgtggtagtctgcagccctccctggatcggcagagggggggtggagcagagaccgggacggctcggaaaacagggtatttggccaagtaagattcgggagaaaaagttgtaacccccccaccccccccaccccccaaaaaaaagaataaaaatgtgACAAAATCAAATTTCGCTTTAAGCCGAGTGCACATCCACTCCTTTGGCACCGGTCAACATAGGAGACGTTTGCGATCAGTGGACAAAAATGTCCATTTTAACGACGGTAACATGAACCGCTGAGCTGTAACGTACCTCTGTGTTGGTCAGCATGTCTCACACATGACGAGTCTTGCTATTAGCACCGGGGGAACGGTCTAGTAGTGTTGTGTAGCCTGACGTGTAGCACAGTGTAGGGGATTAGCATGCTAGCGGTGCCAACCTGGACGGCGTTGGGAACAGCGAAGGGCAGCAGGGCCTCCATGGGAACGACCCAGGGTGAGATGGTGGTCCCGAAGCTTTTCCCCAGGAATGGGCCCAAAGGAACATACTCCCACGCCTGGATGTCCCGTGCTGCACATACACAATGAACACAAgtagggagggggggtggggggggggttagcttaAGAGTCACATGAAACTTGCTTTTTCCTTGTGGGTAAGTTGCATAAGGGTACAAAATAACAGGGCCGAGCCAAGCGAAGATAATTTATACATATAAATATTAATTTTCTCGTATGCACCAGCCCGTCTACACGGGGCCCATCTAGTAGCTGGAAAGTGCAAAAGCGTGTTCTGCACACACGCAGAAAAAAGCCCGGGACAAATAGGACGTCTTGGAGATCTGCTGAAGCACATTTTGGCAGTCGATTATCATATTCGAAGAGCGCGTCGGTGAGACTCGTGGCTCGAATATGACCGGCGAGCTTCGTCCGAGGGTTCGACAGAAACAGAAGTTTGAACAGCAAAAAGCTGAAATGCTCGTTTCCACCGTCTTATTCCCGCTCCAGTGTGGGTTGTGCGTTTGTCTGACATGGGATTTCCTAACAACAGTGAGAAACCATCCCTCATTCAGCCGCTGTGCTTTCTCAAGCGGGGCCTCGCAGACAGCATGTGTGCGGCGTTTAGTCTGACAGATTCGCTgacaaccacaacacaacacaacacaacatctgCACAAGCACACATGATGGGCAAAAATACTGTGGAGGTCCTCCACCCATCCGATATCcgaacctgctctcagggtctgggatgctggagcctatcccagcagtcattgggcggcaggcgaggagacaccccggacaggccgccggtccatcacagggcccacacatgtagggacaatttagtacggccgattgacctgacctacatgtctctggactgcagGAGGAccgtcccggggctcgaacccaggacctcattgctgtgaggcggccgtgccGCCTCCTCCTCCCCGTACTGTAATATGaaatatgatgatgatgctgagctTCCTGGTCCAAACAGCTTCCCTTTCCTTATCTTCTTTCTCATCTTTTGTTCTGCTGGAAGCTGCCAATTAGTTCTTGAGATCTGGCGGGAGACGTACTCGAAACTCCTCACGTTGTCCAACTAAGACGACCAGAAGATCACCGCGGTGGCCGTGCAGCGGAAAACCACCTCTGATTCACCGGCGCAATAAATTAGTAGACTGAATCGGGAAAACGAGTCACCTCTAAACGAACAACCGGTAATTCTGACATCTCCGTTTAGTAGAAGCCGCTGCACACCTCTGTCCTGCTGTGGACTTTCTCTTCCCGAGGAGGGGTTTTGGCTCTCTAACGTGGAACTAATGAAGCAGCAATGAGATTACCCTTCCTCCTCCTAAACTGCTGTAATCCCAGCCTGCTATCAGGCCATTTTCTGTTTCAGCAACCACGCGGGACTGGATGTGGCTCTGCACAGCGAGCATCAGACCTGCTCCAGTATACTCCCACTGCTGCTGTGACGACACTGGATTTAATGTACGCTCCCTGTGGCGTACAGCGTCTGTATTTACTGCATGTCAGGGTTTCCCTCACGGCTGTCCTTAAACCAGTAAAAACACCATtatatctatgtatatctatgtatgtatgtatatatgtatatgtatatatatgtatgtatgcatgtatgtatgtatgtgtatatatgtatgtatgcatgtatgtatgcatgcatgcatgtatgtatatatgtatatatatgtatgtatgtatatatgtatgtatgtatatgtatatatatgtatgtatgtatgtatgtatgtatgtatgtatgtatgtatatgtgtatatgtatatatgtatgtatgtatgtatgtatgtatatgtatatatatgtatgtatatatgtatgtatatatgtatgcatgcatgcatgtatgtatgtaatgtatgtatatacatatatatacatacacacacacacacatatatatatatatatagtatatctcaTATCCCTCTCACAAAGGGAAGCTAAAGCCCAAACCTCAGACACTGATGATGTCAGCAGCTACAAAATCTGCAGTCTCAGTGGGTAAAAATAGGATTATATAAGCTAACTTTATGTTTTTTTCATGACTTCAATAACACTTCCAGGGCATCCGATAGACTTTACCCTTTCCCAAGAGTCTCCCATGACGGGGAGACCTCTCTCCCGGGGACATGCGGTTTCTCATTTTTTCTTTGGATATTTGTCCTTTTGTTTGAGCTGCTGTTTGTTGTTACGCTGGCCAGCAATCTAGGAGACATTAAGGTGTACTTAGTTTTATTCTGGCTGCAAAGTAAACTTTCATTCCTTATCATACATGCATTAATAGTCTAAGGAGGTAGGACCAGAAGATCTTCCCAACTTCTTCTGTCCCCTTTTGGACAGGGTGGGTATTATTTGAGCTGCTTATATGTTGCCaatgattttatttgtttatttattgtgttttctttaacatgttcGGTAAAATTGCTTGGCTCTACGAGTGTTGTTCCAGTGGGGTTTCCTGGTTAAAATAGTTGAACTTCTGGACTGAATGTCAGGTTAGCCTTTTATTGTTCAACCCAGTTGGCTGTTTTCTTTTTACTCTACATTTTTAAATTTCTAATTTAATTTTCAACGATTCTTTTTATACTCTTTCTTTATCATTTTATGTCTTTTTGTGCCTTTTGTACAGTACTTTGATTTGCCTTTGTGTAggaaatgtgctttataaataaacttAACTTGACTATATATTTCCGGGTGTTCCAGCACACATTGAGAGCCCGGTCACTGTTGTAACCTCCCATAGCAGAGCTCCCATAGCAGAGCTCACAGAGCAAAGCTCCCATAGCAGAGCTCACAGAGCAAAGCTCCCATAGCAGAGCTCACAGAGTAGAGCTCCCATAGCAGAGCTCCCATAGCAGAGCTCCCATAGCAGAGCTCCCATAGCAGAGCTCACAGAGCAAAGCTCCCATAGCAGAGCTCACAGAGCAGAGCTCCCATAGCAGAGCTCCCATAGCAGAGCTGACATAGCAGAGCTGACATAGCAGAGCTCCCATAGCAGAGCTCACAGAGCAGAGCTCCCATAACAGAGCTGACATAGCAGAGCTCACAGAGTAGAGCTCTCATAGCAGAGCTCACAGACCAGAGCTCACAAAGCAGAGCTCTCATAGCAGAGCTCATAGAGCAGAGCTTTCATAGCAGAGCTCTCATAGCAGAGCTGACATAGCTGTCAGTCTGAGTATTTAATGCTCTGCTTTACACGAGGTCCAAGGGTAGCTGTCTAAATAGACCCCCATCCCAGCCCCGCCATGACGGTCTGTTTGTAGCCATTATTATGAGAAACACAGAAACCGCGGCGGGCTTTTCACGCCTCagaaaaggaggagagaggggcagGAGGACCTGGGATGGAGAAAACTCAGTCAAGCAACAGGGTTGAGAAGGGAGAGGTAAAATGAGAAAGAGCGAGACGGGGCAAGGGAAAGAGTGTAGTGGGAACGCCCTCTGTGGAGATTTACCAGTTCAATCAATAATACATATTCCCAGACATgtttggtggggggagggggggggctgaagcTTGGTTCAGTGTGACTAAATGGATGGACATCTATAATGTAGAGCAAAATTATAGAGCCAGTGCCCTTGCAAGTGTGCAGCTGAGAAAAGAGTCAACACTGATTACCCCTTATTCATCTAGCCAGCTAAACCTGCTTTCGCCCGGCTGAAACAATGTCAGTGGAAAACCAGCCACAAacacacgggaggaggaggacgacCATGCAGTGTCGCATGACGGCTTATGTTCAGCGCCCTTACCGCTCCAGTCATTCATCAGCACCATGCCAAAGATGTGTTTGTGGGCTTTTTCTATGGGGACCGGCTCGCCGAGGCGATTCCCTCCTCCTACAAAGAAGGCCTACCAGAAAGATTGTATAAAAACACTGTTAGAAATATGGAAATCGACCAACAGTGATATCAATAGCACAATTGTGAGTTAATGGCATCATTTTAAGACAGTGTAAGATAGACCTCATTAATCACCGTAGGGGGGGCTGATTGTGTGATTTTCCTATGAGGGCGACCAATCAATCATTAATTAAAGTGATCCCGGGCAGAAGTAAGTTAAAGCTAGCTATGCTTTGAAAACACCCTGCTGAGAGCAAATAGGGACCAACGgagaactctcctgattggctgataaggagcgaGGCCGGAGAAAACGTTCTGTCTCCGATCACAGCATCTAGGACGGCCACAGAGACCGGGTTTTTATTTCTCAGCGTTATCTACCGACTTGGTAGCTGTCAGGATGCAGAAAGCTTACAAAAGGTGTGCTACATTAAAATTACTTGCTGCCAGTTAAATCACtgaataaaatgtatttataATTATATGCACGGGAAGGAAAAGTTAGGATGCTTGTCTTCAGGGACCAACTCAGTTATTCCAATATCGATATTGGACATTAACGACTGTACTGTCACCAGACAGGTTGCTACGAGTCACAGTGATTGGGTCAAGTAATTCCTGTACTCACCATCTCCAGCTCAATGTCCAGCTGCTTCGAGGGGCCGAACACCGGAGgcttggctgagacaggagaaGGGCGAGGGTTAAAAGACAACAATTAACAAGCAGTCAGAAAAAAGGGtacttttgtgtgtgagtgaatagGGTCAGAAAGGTGACCACACGTGGGCCTACTTGGGTCAGGTCTCATCTGCCCCGAGGGTCTGCGTATGGGGGTCCCGGAGACAACCACTGACGAGGCTCGGCCATGATACCCCACGGGAAGCCTCAACCTGCGCACACACAGCCAGTCACGTGTCAGCACAACGAGAACATCCTGCCAATCACACCTGCTCGGCCACACTCAacttgtcagagagagagagagagagagagagagagagagagagagagagagagagagagagagagagagagagagagagagagagagagagagagagagagagagagagagagagagcgagagagagagagagagcgatgcctTTGCTACTTTAGCATTCTTCCCACGAGGCCCAGAAAAATAAATGAGGGCTGGCGGCGGTGTGTGACGGGGCGTGCGGCGGTGATTGGtctgaggggggcggggggggggatggtgCAGTGTTTAAATGCAAATTGTTGCACAGAGGCCCGAATCAATTACAGAAACCTTGTAGTGCCAGTCCACATATCACTGCTCAGGCAGCATCTGATGCCCTGTACCCGTCCGCCCCTCAACATCTACCCAAACGAAACCGGTGAACCGAGGTGCCTCGGTACCTCCTTCACTCACCGCCAATTAGCTGTGTGGGAAATCCCACGTCACCGGTTTGCTTCCTTACCAGTTTGGCATCAGGGCGTTCTCCTTCCCCCTGAACATGATGCCAACGTTGGTGGCGTGGTCCCTGGAGGAGTAGAAGTCGGTGTAGTCGCCTGTGGGGgggaaacatatatatatatatatatatatatatatatatatacacggctCATCGTAAAGAAAAGGCAAACTTCCCTTCAAACGACGAGACACTGGTCTATTTTCTGATAGAGATGTCACACAATATGGCAGGAAGGAGAAAGCAAGTCTAAAATACACAATGCAAAGCGATGCAGTAGAAGGCAACATCGCTCTCTTGTCAAACAGCACCATCTAGTGGTCAACGATCATAAATTCACTTCCTAGTTCCCCCACATgttgacataataataataattattattattattgttattgttatattattaataataataataataattattattattgttattgttatattaataataataataataataacaactttatttctgcacctttttttttttttgcacacatttttttgcattttgcCCCGAAAATTAGACGTTGAATATTCAGTGTTTTTCACAACATTATGACTTTTTGGTATAGTTGTCTAATCCCAGTGTGCAGGTGCTACTCTGCTGTCCAGATGGCCGTGCCACAAGCATTTTTCACAAATGTGATTTGAAAAACCAATCAGAAATAAGACAGTGAACAGAGGAGAAATCACATCTccattgacagagagagagagagagagaggagctggaTGAAGGACCGCTACAAAGATCTCGTAACAGAAGCGACGGGTGTCAAACCCGAGAGGAGCTGACCGATATCTGCGGGTAGATGCATGATGGCTGAACTCTGATGGACGAACGCCCTgaagagacagaaaaacaaacgaacaaagaggaaaaaaaactgtcAAACATAACTTCAGACGGCCTCAGTGAAAACCAAAGAGAAGACCGAGAGCCAGCAGGCCAGTCTGCATGGGGACTCGGTTCTGACCTGCTTCGCAGACTGACGT includes the following:
- the fah gene encoding fumarylacetoacetase, which produces MASVNIWKRLLALLLLGSATEHNCTSTMSFVKVDEKSDFSYHNLPYGVFSTPDNPRHRIGVAIGDEILDLSVIKTLFTGPALSKCQDVFDQPTLNAFMGLGYEAWREARRTLQLLLSVNETTLRDDVSLRSRAFVHQSSAIMHLPADIGDYTDFYSSRDHATNVGIMFRGKENALMPNWLRLPVGYHGRASSVVVSGTPIRRPSGQMRPDPTKPPVFGPSKQLDIELEMAFFVGGGNRLGEPVPIEKAHKHIFGMVLMNDWSARDIQAWEYVPLGPFLGKSFGTTISPWVVPMEALLPFAVPNAVQDPEPLPYLHHEDPFTFNINLTVSLKGEGMAEAATICKSNFKYMYWTMKQQLAHHTVNGCNMRPGDLLASGTISGPDPESFGSMLELSWRGSKTIELGGGETRTFVKDKDEVTITGYCEGAGYRVGFGPCKGLILPAL